A genomic segment from Streptomyces sp. NBC_00654 encodes:
- a CDS encoding SDR family oxidoreductase, translated as MIERDEFPILDCRSGDLFLSPIRAARTGLLSQEGAEPRVSQSRLSAEIPQELEGKRAVVTGGSRGIGAAIVRNLLDAGATVVTSARSATEHTPSAAKFVKADLSTPDGVRGFADAALESLGGVDIVINNAGGCRTFQSALDIEQDWQYTMDINFLAAVRINSALVPAMRESGGGVILHVSSIATISSYPMILHYAAAKSALETYSKGLSTELAPQGIRVVAVSLGNVATPGADEARDRIIDYLGGDSGASGGNGESGESSSWADEIPLGRIGRAQDVADAVSFLVSRRAAWITGSNLVIDGGRVAAL; from the coding sequence ATGATCGAACGGGATGAATTCCCCATTCTGGACTGCAGATCGGGCGATCTTTTTCTCTCGCCGATCCGTGCCGCGCGGACAGGGCTGTTGAGCCAAGAAGGGGCGGAACCCAGGGTGAGCCAGAGTCGCCTTTCTGCAGAGATACCCCAAGAGCTGGAAGGCAAGCGGGCGGTCGTCACCGGAGGCAGCCGCGGCATCGGCGCGGCGATCGTGCGGAACCTGCTCGACGCCGGCGCCACCGTGGTCACCTCGGCCCGTAGTGCGACCGAACACACCCCGTCCGCGGCCAAGTTCGTGAAGGCCGACCTCAGTACGCCCGACGGTGTGCGCGGGTTCGCCGATGCCGCTCTGGAGAGCCTCGGCGGAGTCGATATCGTCATCAACAACGCGGGTGGATGCCGGACCTTCCAGAGCGCGCTGGACATCGAGCAGGACTGGCAGTACACGATGGACATCAACTTCCTGGCCGCCGTCCGGATCAACTCCGCGCTCGTGCCCGCCATGCGCGAGAGCGGGGGCGGGGTCATTCTGCATGTTTCGTCCATCGCCACCATTTCGTCCTACCCGATGATCCTGCACTACGCGGCCGCCAAGTCCGCGCTGGAGACGTACAGCAAGGGGCTCTCCACCGAACTGGCGCCGCAAGGAATCCGCGTGGTCGCCGTCTCCCTGGGGAACGTGGCGACACCGGGAGCCGACGAAGCGCGCGACAGGATCATCGACTATCTCGGCGGCGACAGCGGTGCGAGCGGCGGCAACGGCGAAAGCGGCGAATCCTCGTCGTGGGCCGACGAGATTCCCCTCGGCCGGATCGGCCGGGCGCAGGACGTCGCCGACGCCGTGAGTTTTCTCGTCTCCCGGCGCGCGGCCTGGATCACCGGCAGCAATCTCGTCATCGACGGCGGGCGCGTCGCCGCCCTGTGA
- a CDS encoding NADH:flavin oxidoreductase has protein sequence MASLDEPFTVGDLVVPNRIVMAPMTRMKSPGGVPGPDVAEYYALRAAHQVGLIITEGTYVDRAAAGAYEDVPHFYGERALAGWADVVRQVHRAGGRIIPQLWHTGVVRPGTEPPAEGPSGLGLDGSPAGRAMTQQDIDDTVATFAEAAAAAERLGFDGIELHGAHGYLIDDFLWSGTNRRTDRYGGDPASRARFGAEIVQAVRAAVAPGFPVFFRLSQWKVNRYDARTAESPAELERLLAPLVDAGVDAFHASTRRYWQPEFEGSDLNLAGWVRRLSGRATVTVGSVGLDRQYGEGLFTEGFTRPAGLTGIEELVARLGRDEFDLVAVGRTLLANPDWAAKALRGELAQTVPYDPAVLKTLA, from the coding sequence ATGGCCAGCCTGGACGAGCCGTTCACCGTGGGCGATCTCGTGGTCCCGAACCGGATCGTGATGGCCCCGATGACCAGAATGAAGTCCCCCGGAGGTGTGCCGGGCCCGGACGTCGCGGAGTACTACGCCCTCCGGGCGGCCCACCAGGTCGGGCTGATCATCACCGAGGGAACCTACGTCGACCGCGCCGCCGCCGGCGCGTACGAGGACGTGCCCCACTTCTACGGCGAGCGGGCCCTCGCGGGCTGGGCGGACGTGGTGCGACAGGTGCACCGGGCCGGGGGCAGGATCATTCCGCAGCTGTGGCACACCGGGGTCGTGCGTCCGGGGACCGAGCCGCCCGCCGAGGGCCCTTCCGGGCTCGGGCTGGACGGCTCACCGGCCGGAAGGGCGATGACCCAGCAGGACATCGACGACACGGTGGCAACCTTCGCGGAGGCCGCCGCGGCCGCCGAGCGGCTCGGGTTCGACGGCATCGAACTGCACGGCGCGCACGGCTATCTGATCGACGATTTCCTGTGGAGCGGCACCAACCGCCGGACCGACCGGTACGGCGGTGATCCGGCCTCCCGTGCCCGCTTCGGCGCCGAGATCGTGCAGGCCGTCCGCGCGGCCGTCGCCCCGGGCTTCCCGGTCTTCTTCCGGCTCTCCCAGTGGAAGGTCAACAGGTACGACGCCCGCACCGCGGAGAGCCCGGCCGAACTGGAGCGGCTGCTGGCCCCGTTGGTCGACGCCGGCGTGGACGCGTTCCACGCCTCGACCCGCCGCTACTGGCAGCCCGAGTTCGAGGGCAGTGACCTCAACCTGGCCGGCTGGGTGCGCAGACTGAGCGGCAGGGCCACGGTGACGGTGGGTTCGGTCGGCCTCGACCGCCAGTACGGCGAGGGCCTCTTCACCGAGGGCTTCACCCGGCCGGCCGGACTGACCGGCATCGAGGAGCTGGTGGCCCGGCTGGGGCGCGACGAGTTCGACCTCGTCGCCGTGGGCAGGACACTGCTGGCCAACCCCGATTGGGCGGCGAAGGCACTGCGCGGCGAACTGGCCCAGACCGTCCCCTACGACCCGGCCGTCCTGAAGACCCTGGCCTGA
- a CDS encoding LysR family transcriptional regulator, translated as MNDRLGFSLTQLRYFVVSAELGNISEAAEKLCASQSTVSSAVMRLERQLGVQLLLRHHARGVSLTPSGRHLLREARALLGQARNLKAQGDALAGGTAGRLDVGFLLALSPFLLPVAHRVAGERYGALRLNVHEASADGVLKALQDGRCELAVTYGFLSGECRFHPLADLPVHALVADDDPRGLSGPLGLDELAVRPLVTVNDPAVLRHTEALFADAGVRMPRVMTATSAETVRGLVAAGAGFTLMCQRVPNTTTLDGGRVREVELLGDLPSVSLGVAVMPDLTMSSRGGAFLDVLRSAVSISCEANSHV; from the coding sequence ATGAACGATCGCCTGGGCTTCAGCCTCACACAACTGCGGTACTTCGTCGTATCCGCCGAGCTCGGCAACATCTCGGAGGCGGCCGAGAAGCTGTGCGCCTCGCAGTCGACGGTTTCGTCGGCCGTGATGCGGCTGGAACGTCAGCTCGGTGTGCAGCTGCTCCTTCGCCATCACGCCCGAGGGGTGAGTCTCACCCCGAGCGGACGCCACCTCCTGAGGGAGGCGCGCGCACTGCTGGGCCAGGCCAGGAACCTCAAGGCTCAGGGCGATGCCCTGGCGGGCGGCACCGCGGGCCGGCTCGATGTCGGATTCCTCCTCGCCCTCTCCCCGTTTCTGCTGCCCGTGGCCCACCGGGTGGCCGGGGAGCGGTACGGGGCGCTGCGGCTGAACGTCCACGAGGCGTCCGCCGACGGGGTTCTGAAAGCCCTTCAGGACGGCCGGTGCGAGCTGGCGGTGACGTACGGCTTCCTGTCGGGCGAGTGCCGGTTTCACCCCCTGGCCGATCTGCCCGTCCATGCCCTGGTGGCCGATGACGACCCGAGGGGCCTGTCCGGCCCCCTCGGCCTGGACGAGCTGGCCGTCCGGCCACTGGTCACCGTGAACGATCCGGCGGTCCTCCGCCATACCGAGGCGCTGTTCGCCGACGCCGGTGTCCGTATGCCCCGGGTGATGACGGCGACGAGCGCGGAGACCGTGCGCGGGCTGGTGGCGGCCGGTGCCGGGTTCACGCTGATGTGCCAGCGGGTGCCGAACACGACGACCTTGGACGGAGGGAGGGTCCGGGAGGTCGAGCTGCTCGGGGATCTTCCCTCCGTGTCGCTGGGGGTGGCCGTGATGCCGGATCTCACCATGAGCAGCCGGGGCGGAGCCTTCCTGGATGTGCTGAGATCGGCGGTTTCGATCAGCTGCGAGGCGAACTCCCATGTGTGA
- a CDS encoding cytochrome P450 produces MTTTGEEVRAYPFGPADRLNVDAKLAEICGEQPVLRVNLPYGGEAWLVTRHADAKVVLADPRFSRAAAVGEDIPRTVAAGLPSTSMMSMDPPEHSRLRRRVANAFTVRRVEALRPRAQQIMDGLLDNMIAAGPSADLTKMLTWPLPITMICELLGVPVADRDRFNIWVDGLLMLTDPAQSLQAREHLNDYLAGLIRLRRADPTDDLLGELVTDPDEEDRLEEKELVSLGVSLLSAGQEATANQLGNFVYTLLTNPGLWQQLVADPALVPDAVEELSRIIPISASAGFTRIALADVELSGQTVRAGDAVVAELGIANRDPLVFEHPGEIDFHRGNNPHLTFGHGVHHCLGAQLARMELRVLLDSLVRRLPGLHLSVPVDQVSWRTDRLIRGVAALPVSW; encoded by the coding sequence ATGACCACGACAGGGGAAGAGGTGCGGGCCTATCCCTTCGGCCCGGCCGACCGGCTCAACGTGGACGCGAAGCTGGCCGAGATCTGCGGCGAACAGCCGGTGCTGCGGGTGAACCTGCCCTACGGCGGCGAGGCCTGGCTGGTCACGCGGCACGCGGATGCCAAGGTCGTGCTGGCCGATCCCCGGTTCAGCCGTGCCGCTGCCGTCGGCGAGGACATCCCGCGCACGGTCGCCGCCGGTCTGCCCAGTACCTCCATGATGAGCATGGACCCGCCGGAGCACAGCCGGCTGCGGCGCCGGGTGGCCAACGCGTTCACCGTGCGCCGCGTCGAGGCGCTGCGCCCGCGTGCCCAGCAGATCATGGACGGCCTGCTCGACAACATGATCGCCGCCGGACCGTCCGCCGACCTGACCAAGATGCTGACCTGGCCCCTGCCGATCACGATGATCTGCGAACTGCTCGGCGTGCCCGTCGCCGACCGCGACCGGTTCAACATCTGGGTGGACGGTCTGCTGATGCTGACCGATCCGGCCCAGTCCCTGCAGGCCCGCGAACACCTCAACGACTACCTCGCCGGTCTGATCAGGCTCCGCCGCGCCGACCCCACCGACGACCTCCTCGGCGAACTGGTCACCGACCCCGACGAGGAGGACCGCCTTGAGGAGAAGGAGCTGGTCAGCCTCGGGGTCAGTCTGCTGTCCGCCGGCCAGGAGGCCACCGCCAACCAGCTCGGCAACTTCGTCTACACGCTGCTGACCAACCCCGGCCTCTGGCAGCAGCTCGTCGCCGATCCCGCTCTCGTACCCGACGCGGTCGAGGAGCTCTCCCGGATCATCCCGATCAGCGCTTCCGCCGGCTTCACCCGTATCGCCCTCGCGGACGTGGAACTGAGCGGACAGACCGTCCGCGCCGGGGACGCGGTGGTCGCCGAGCTGGGCATCGCCAACCGGGACCCCCTGGTGTTCGAGCACCCCGGGGAGATCGACTTCCACCGCGGGAACAACCCGCACCTCACCTTCGGACACGGCGTGCATCACTGCCTCGGCGCACAACTGGCCAGGATGGAGCTGCGCGTACTCCTGGACTCCCTGGTCCGCCGCCTGCCCGGACTGCACCTCTCCGTCCCGGTCGACCAGGTGTCCTGGCGGACCGACCGCCTCATCCGCGGGGTGGCCGCGCTGCCCGTCAGCTGGTGA
- a CDS encoding condensation domain-containing protein: protein MRPADGMSATADQVVVLSARTPAQLAASVGRLSGFLDRNPDTGLADLAFTLQVGQEAMGERYAVVVSSTEELRAALRAGRGHPGTVEAARGLAAEIRDDSDLRDLLIRRWAATGELSRLASLWVSGIEVDWSGLHREAPGRVPHLDSVLSGPPGTAGERWNLSSGQLAMYRDHRRWPEPITYNLPLLFEIHGDLDTAALERAIRAQTRIHPVLSAVFGERDGVPYMDIDPDRVPSFDRVGPGATTRAGQIAELRALVDVPFDLATGPLVRAHLVSLAGGRRLLLITVHHILLDGTSTALLIRTLKEAYRGQESAGRATYGDFVAWEEAMLAGPGARRHRDHWVRELAGPRTALALPYDRPYDPERMPRVDVVTMRLPPALVTALAGRAGEHRVSVAIVLFSTYVRFLHRLTGQDDLVTGLTAVARYEERFQDVVGQFVNCLPIRSTGTGGFPELLRSMQRKVIAGIDHGALPLPEIARALGAEGKPLVLANFLFQNFDGADLLTNNSSAGPGELDLRQFDDLPYAGEFVLSVEFYREGDGYKVFLKYDAQVFDETTVRRMRDEWYSVMQKEAGVE, encoded by the coding sequence GTGCGTCCCGCTGACGGTATGTCCGCCACCGCCGACCAGGTCGTCGTCCTCTCGGCGCGGACTCCCGCGCAGCTGGCCGCGTCCGTCGGCAGGCTGTCCGGGTTCCTCGACCGCAACCCGGACACCGGCCTCGCCGATCTGGCGTTCACGCTCCAGGTGGGACAGGAGGCGATGGGCGAGCGGTACGCGGTCGTGGTGTCCTCGACCGAGGAGCTGAGGGCCGCCCTGCGGGCCGGCCGGGGACACCCGGGCACCGTGGAGGCGGCCCGGGGGCTGGCCGCGGAGATCCGCGACGACAGCGATCTGCGGGACCTGCTGATACGGCGCTGGGCCGCCACCGGAGAGCTGTCCCGGCTCGCGTCGCTGTGGGTGTCGGGCATCGAGGTGGACTGGTCGGGACTGCACCGGGAGGCACCGGGCCGGGTGCCGCACCTGGACTCGGTGCTGTCCGGCCCCCCGGGCACGGCGGGCGAACGCTGGAACCTGTCGAGCGGTCAGCTGGCGATGTACCGGGACCACCGGCGCTGGCCGGAGCCGATCACCTACAACCTCCCGCTCCTCTTCGAGATCCACGGGGACCTGGACACCGCGGCCCTGGAACGGGCGATCCGGGCACAGACAAGGATCCACCCGGTGCTGAGCGCGGTCTTCGGGGAGCGGGACGGTGTGCCGTACATGGACATCGACCCGGACCGGGTCCCGTCGTTCGACCGGGTCGGCCCGGGGGCCACCACGCGCGCCGGACAGATCGCCGAACTGCGGGCATTGGTCGACGTCCCCTTCGACCTGGCGACGGGCCCCCTGGTCAGGGCCCATCTGGTCTCCCTCGCCGGAGGGCGACGGCTGCTGTTGATCACCGTGCACCACATCCTGCTGGACGGCACGTCCACGGCGCTCCTGATCCGCACACTCAAGGAGGCCTACCGGGGCCAGGAGAGTGCGGGCCGGGCCACGTACGGCGACTTCGTCGCATGGGAGGAGGCGATGCTCGCCGGCCCGGGGGCGCGTCGCCACCGGGACCACTGGGTCCGTGAGCTGGCAGGGCCGCGTACGGCGCTCGCGCTGCCCTACGACCGTCCGTACGACCCGGAACGGATGCCCCGCGTGGATGTGGTGACGATGAGGCTGCCGCCCGCGCTGGTGACCGCGCTGGCCGGCAGGGCCGGGGAACACCGGGTCAGCGTCGCCATCGTGCTGTTCTCGACGTATGTGCGGTTTCTGCACCGGCTGACCGGACAGGACGACCTGGTCACGGGCCTGACCGCGGTCGCCCGCTACGAGGAGCGGTTCCAGGACGTGGTCGGCCAGTTCGTGAACTGCCTGCCCATCCGCTCCACCGGTACCGGCGGCTTTCCCGAGCTGCTCAGATCCATGCAGCGCAAGGTGATCGCCGGCATCGACCACGGAGCCCTCCCCCTGCCGGAGATCGCCCGTGCGCTGGGAGCGGAGGGAAAGCCGCTGGTGCTGGCGAACTTCCTTTTCCAGAATTTCGACGGCGCCGACCTGCTGACCAATAATTCTTCGGCCGGGCCGGGGGAATTGGACCTGCGACAGTTCGACGACCTGCCGTACGCCGGAGAGTTCGTTCTCTCGGTGGAGTTCTACCGGGAGGGCGACGGGTACAAAGTGTTCCTCAAGTACGACGCACAGGTATTTGACGAAACCACGGTGCGGCGTATGAGGGACGAATGGTATTCGGTCATGCAGAAGGAAGCGGGCGTGGAATAG